A DNA window from Pseudodesulfovibrio thermohalotolerans contains the following coding sequences:
- the phnG gene encoding phosphonate C-P lyase system protein PhnG has translation MKPDSDMKAPMDRITKARKDWMGVLARTGTEGLEAAFARLAPEPRYEYLRPPEVGMTMVRARAEAGGERFNLGEMTMCRCSVRLEDGSVGHGFVAGRDRRHAELAALFDALLQDPESGPDLRRAVIDPLADALAEGRRERAAKTAATKVNFFTMVRGED, from the coding sequence ATGAAACCCGATAGTGACATGAAGGCTCCCATGGACCGGATAACCAAAGCCAGAAAGGATTGGATGGGGGTTCTCGCCCGGACAGGGACCGAGGGCCTGGAGGCCGCTTTCGCGCGGCTCGCCCCGGAACCCCGATACGAATATCTGCGCCCGCCCGAGGTGGGCATGACCATGGTCCGAGCCAGGGCCGAAGCCGGGGGTGAACGGTTCAACCTCGGCGAAATGACCATGTGCCGTTGTTCCGTTCGTCTTGAGGACGGCAGCGTGGGCCACGGATTCGTGGCCGGAAGGGATCGGCGGCACGCCGAATTGGCGGCGCTGTTCGACGCGCTGCTTCAGGACCCGGAATCGGGCCCGGACCTGCGCCGGGCCGTTATCGACCCGCTGGCCGACGCCCTCGCCGAGGGACGCCGGGAGCGGGCAGCCAAAACCGCAGCCACCAAGGTGAACTTCTTCACCATGGTTCGCGGCGAAGACTAG